The Eurosta solidaginis isolate ZX-2024a chromosome 4, ASM4086904v1, whole genome shotgun sequence genome includes a window with the following:
- the LOC137251402 gene encoding uncharacterized protein isoform X5, which yields MTILRKISLTALLAIYLTICEAVVVNSRRENFNTYGPPPRPAPQYGPPPQQHQPHREYGVPQQIPFREYGPPALKYGPPKFISGGGGGGGSSSNSIKSGFNEQIKAYFGVPKPFYGPPHIQHKPAANYGQPQPQYGPPPRPAPQYGPPPPKPAPQYGPPPPKPAPQYGPPPRPSYGPPPQSLPLTQPAPLFKPEHSPASSYGPPPSGPLNFAPKPVYGPPKQSYGPPPLPLGITGPGSVPANFNKGQETTIILTSGGGSSGGHQHGGHGGGGGFHGGGSFNGGPVKQVQIQIDATGHTHSVSGSQAPFHTSCDGWKPIPSPAGIYVEGNNIETQSGYSQVAQGSFGTQYSGSSGGSSLGSSGGGGSIIDGLTDEQLVAVALQSGSFDTHIRGPDRPPSGQGGDYRQQSFNSIDSDVLQIALGLGDDSYSKPPSDSYAPGSIHAQKHHNSFGGVDDGLVPPPQGDLNNQGPPPSVDSYGPPPSGNYLPPPPHGNYGPPQHAAPGDNYGPPPPPVQQSANVIIQEQHSSAASSSSSSSQAGLHYGTQSGNVLNIPTHGASQPSRPVTYRPPVPQGLLESIGAVVQHQDKFGIKPPTQPPTYIPPAAKEIAENGLSNIGSEYGPPPPPLPAPAPAAQLNVPLGVIEQQLPQYQPPQAFVQEQRDNTINQYGPPLAPPPPPPQHQQQYLPPQQQQSAAFQLPPPPPPSQEYLPPPVNTGPVTFQQHNGATSSAHFENAYASSQHSEQFIHTQASALQQEPRYTQVHNCGQGPNLVTANYQLQSQNQYQHQQQQQQQQYYQQQQFQQQHNQEQQQYAAASNSISSNSANAYNAISQSIPVAERHTQFIEQQPTDSYGLPPSGNSIDYDGYASQKSSVAALPDGTNPQDLPGLDGLNLVSAQKSESIQLSPEQVNGAAHHQHSQSFELDITGNGAKSQQALQSAHHEEILSEGLLQSILTAIEKPQSKGLQHQHAMQVVSNQQNDLYGHDAQSRSDIDIHEDATMDDENEPEVEESNKVEMQVDADGEEVATVQEFKPIVPEEVDDQDQAKH from the exons ACGATTCTACGAAAAATATCGCTCACAGCCTTACTTGCCATTTACCTCACAATTTGCGAAGCTGTTGTTGTCAATTCACGACGAGAGAACTTCAACACATATGGGCCTCCACCACGACCAGCACCCCAATATGGGCCGCCACCACAACAGCACCAACCACATCGTGAATATGGCGTACCACAACAAATACCATTCCGTGAGTATGGGCCACCGGCGCTTAAATATGGACCGCCAAAGTTTATCAGCGGTGGTGGAGGAGGAGGTGGCAGCAGTAGCAATAGCataaaaagtggtttcaatgagcaaataaaagcatattttgGAGTACCAAAACCGTTTTATGGTCCACCACATATTCAACATAAACCAGCAGCTAATTATGGTCAGCCACAGCCACAATACGGTCCACCTCCACGACCAGCCCCTCAGTACGGGCCACCTCCACCAAAACCAGCACCACAATACGGTCCACCACCACCAAAACCAGCACCCCAATATGGGCCGCCGCCACGTCCCAGCTATGGTCCACCACCACAGTCACTACCCTTAACACAGCCTGCACCCCTCTTTAAGCCAGAACATTCGCCAGCTAGCTCTTATGGACCACCGCCATCAGGCCCACTTAATTTTGCACCCAAACCTGTTTATGGTCCACCAAAACAGTCATACGGACCACCACCATTACCATTAGGCATTACAGGTCCGGGTTCAGTGCCTGCCAATTTCAATAAAGGCCAAGAGACCACGATTATATTGACAAGTGGGGGCGGTTCATCCGGCGGTCATCAACATGGCGGTCACGGTGGTGGCGGTGGCTTTCATGGTGGTGGTAGCTTTAATGGCGGACCAGTGAAGCAGGTACAAATTCAGATCGATGCTACGGGTCACACGCATAGCGTAAGCGGTTCTCAAGCACCATTCCACACGTCATGCGATGGCTGGAAACCCATACCTTCACCTGCAGGCATATATGTAGAAGGCAACAATATCGAAACACAATCCGGTTACAGTCAAGTCGCCCAAGGTAGCTTTGGCACACAGTATAGTGGCAGTAGTGGTGGTAGTTCCTTAGGTAGCTCTGGTGGTGGCGGCAGCATTATCGATGGCCTGACCGATGAACAACTTGTCGCTGTAGCATTACAATCGGGTAGCTTTGATACACATATACGTGGACCTGATCGTCCACCATCCGGTCAAGGTGGTGATTACAGGCAGCAGAGTTTTAACTCTATTGATTCGGATGTACTGCAG ATTGCGCTTGGCCTAGGCGATGATTCGTACAGTAAACCACCATCAGATTCTTATGCGCCTGGCTCCATACATGCACAAAAGCACCACAACAGCTTTGGCGGTGTTGACGATGGATTAGTACCACCACCTCAAGGCGACCTCAACAACCAGGGTCCACCGCCGTCAGTAGATAGCTATGGACCACCACCCAGTGGAAACTATTTACCGCCACCGCCGCACGGAAACTACGGACCACCGCAACACGCAGCACCAGGTGATAACTATGGTCCTCCTCCACCTCCAGTACAACAGTCAGCTAATGTGATTATACAAGAACAACATTCATCCGCTGcttcctcatcctcatcctcttCACAAGCTGGTCTGCATTATGGCACACAATCTGGTAATGTTTTAAACATTCCCACACACGGCGCATCACAACCCAGCCGTCCAGTTACATATCGTCCACCCGTGCCTCAGGGTCTTTTAGAATCGATTGGTGCTGTTGTGCAACACCAAGACAAATTTGGTATAAAACCTCCAACGCAGCCACCTACTTATATTCCACCAGCTGCAAAGGAGATAGCAGAAAATGGACTAAGTAATATTGGCTCAGAGTATggtccaccaccaccaccactaccGGCACCAGCACCAGCAGCGCAATTGAATGTACCACTCGGTGTAATTGAGCAGCAATTGCCACAATATCAACCGCCGCAAGCTTTCGTACAG GAACAACGCGATAATACAATAAACCAATATGGACCACCGTtggcaccaccaccaccaccaccacagcACCAGCAGCAATATTTgccgccacaacaacaacagtcagcTGCATTCCAGCTCCCACCTCCACCACCGCCATCGCAAGAATACCTACCACCTCCAGTTAACACCGGCCCAGTGACTTTCCAGCAACATAATGGTGCTACCTCTAGCGCACATTTCGAAAATGCTTACGCATCATCACAACATAGCGAACAATTCATACACACACAAGCGTCAGCACTGCAGCAGGAACCACGTTACACACAAGTGCATAATTGCGGCCAAGGACCAAATCTTGTTACGGCCAACTATCAATTACAAAGTCAAAACCAAtatcaacaccaacaacaacaacaacagcaacagtactaccaacaacaacagttccaacaacaacataaccAAGAGCAGCAGCAGTACGCGGCAGCGTCAAACTCAATATCTAGTAATTCGGCTAATGCCTACAATGCCATCTCGCAAAGCATTCCTGTAGCCGAAAGGCATACACAATTTATCGAGCAACAACCCACCGATAGCTATGGATTGCCACCGTCTGGTAATAGCATCGATTATGATGGTTACGCTTCACAAAAGTCATCAGTTGCCGCTCTACCAGATGGCACCAATCCACAAGATCTCCCCGGACTCGATGGTCTCAATTTGGTTTCAGCACAAAAATCCGAGTCCATTCAACTATCGCCTGAGCAGGTCAATGGTGCAGCGCACCACCAACATTCACAGTCTTTTGAGCTGGACATAACCGGTAATGGCGCAAAGTCGCAACAGGCACTACAGTCGGCTCATCATGAGGAGATACTATCAGAAGGTTTACTGCAGTCAATTTTAACAGCTATTGAAAAACCGCAATCCAAAGGCCTCCAACATCAACATGCCATGCAAGTGGTGTCCAATCAACAAAACGATCTCTACGGCCATGACGCGCAAAGTCGCTCTGATATAGATATACACGAAGATGCCACAATGGACGATGAAAATGAACCCGAAGTGGAAGAATCTAATAAAGTAGAGATGCAAGTGGATGCCGATGGCGAGGAAGTGGCGACGGTGCAAGAGTTCAAGCCAATAGTTCCAGAAGAAGTGGATGACCAAGATCAAGCGAAGCATTAG
- the LOC137251402 gene encoding uncharacterized protein isoform X2, whose translation MTILRKISLTALLAIYLTICEAVVVNSRRENFNTYGPPPRPAPQYGPPPQQHQPHREYGVPQQIPFREYGPPALKYGPPKFISGGGGGGGSSSNSIKSGFNEQIKAYFGVPKPFYGPPHIQHKPAANYGQPQPQYGPPPRPAPQYGPPPPKPAPQYGPPPPKPAPQYGPPPRPSYGPPPQSLPLTQPAPLFKPEHSPASSYGPPPSGPLNFAPKPVYGPPKQSYGPPPLPLGITGPGSVPANFNKGQETTIILTSGGGSSGGHQHGGHGGGGGFHGGGSFNGGPVKQVQIQIDATGHTHSVSGSQAPFHTSCDGWKPIPSPAGIYVEGNNIETQSGYSQVAQGSFGTQYSGSSGGSSLGSSGGGGSIIDGLTDEQLVAVALQSGSFDTHIRGPDRPPSGQGGDYRQQSFNSIDSDVLQIALGLGDDSYSKPPSDSYAPGSIHAQKHHNSFGGVDDGLVPPPQGDLNNQGPPPSVDSYGPPPSGNYLPPPPHGNYGPPQHAAPGDNYGPPPPPVQQSANVIIQEQHSSAASSSSSSSQAGLHYGTQSGNVLNIPTHGASQPSRPVTYRPPVPQGLLESIGAVVQHQDKFGIKPPTQPPTYIPPAAKEIAENGLSNIGSEYGPPPPPLPAPAPAAQLNVPLGVIEQQLPQYQPPQAFVQQQQKFHQSQFQYLPPLQEQRDNTINQYGPPLAPPPPPPQHQQQYLPPQQQQSAAFQLPPPPPPSQEYLPPPVNTGPVTFQQHNGATSSAHFENAYASSQHSEQFIHTQASALQQEPRYTQVHNCGQGPNLVTANYQLQSQNQYQHQQQQQQQQYYQQQQFQQQHNQEQQQYAAASNSISSNSANAYNAISQSIPVAERHTQFIEQQPTDSYGLPPSGNSIDYDGYASQKSSVAALPDGTNPQDLPGLDGLNLVSAQKSESIQLSPEQVNGAAHHQHSQSFELDITGNGAKSQQALQSAHHEEILSEGLLQSILTAIEKPQSKGLQHQHAMQVVSNQQNDLYGHDAQSRSDIDIHEDATMDDENEPEVEESNKVEMQVDADGEEVATVQEFKPIVPEEVDDQDQAKH comes from the exons ACGATTCTACGAAAAATATCGCTCACAGCCTTACTTGCCATTTACCTCACAATTTGCGAAGCTGTTGTTGTCAATTCACGACGAGAGAACTTCAACACATATGGGCCTCCACCACGACCAGCACCCCAATATGGGCCGCCACCACAACAGCACCAACCACATCGTGAATATGGCGTACCACAACAAATACCATTCCGTGAGTATGGGCCACCGGCGCTTAAATATGGACCGCCAAAGTTTATCAGCGGTGGTGGAGGAGGAGGTGGCAGCAGTAGCAATAGCataaaaagtggtttcaatgagcaaataaaagcatattttgGAGTACCAAAACCGTTTTATGGTCCACCACATATTCAACATAAACCAGCAGCTAATTATGGTCAGCCACAGCCACAATACGGTCCACCTCCACGACCAGCCCCTCAGTACGGGCCACCTCCACCAAAACCAGCACCACAATACGGTCCACCACCACCAAAACCAGCACCCCAATATGGGCCGCCGCCACGTCCCAGCTATGGTCCACCACCACAGTCACTACCCTTAACACAGCCTGCACCCCTCTTTAAGCCAGAACATTCGCCAGCTAGCTCTTATGGACCACCGCCATCAGGCCCACTTAATTTTGCACCCAAACCTGTTTATGGTCCACCAAAACAGTCATACGGACCACCACCATTACCATTAGGCATTACAGGTCCGGGTTCAGTGCCTGCCAATTTCAATAAAGGCCAAGAGACCACGATTATATTGACAAGTGGGGGCGGTTCATCCGGCGGTCATCAACATGGCGGTCACGGTGGTGGCGGTGGCTTTCATGGTGGTGGTAGCTTTAATGGCGGACCAGTGAAGCAGGTACAAATTCAGATCGATGCTACGGGTCACACGCATAGCGTAAGCGGTTCTCAAGCACCATTCCACACGTCATGCGATGGCTGGAAACCCATACCTTCACCTGCAGGCATATATGTAGAAGGCAACAATATCGAAACACAATCCGGTTACAGTCAAGTCGCCCAAGGTAGCTTTGGCACACAGTATAGTGGCAGTAGTGGTGGTAGTTCCTTAGGTAGCTCTGGTGGTGGCGGCAGCATTATCGATGGCCTGACCGATGAACAACTTGTCGCTGTAGCATTACAATCGGGTAGCTTTGATACACATATACGTGGACCTGATCGTCCACCATCCGGTCAAGGTGGTGATTACAGGCAGCAGAGTTTTAACTCTATTGATTCGGATGTACTGCAG ATTGCGCTTGGCCTAGGCGATGATTCGTACAGTAAACCACCATCAGATTCTTATGCGCCTGGCTCCATACATGCACAAAAGCACCACAACAGCTTTGGCGGTGTTGACGATGGATTAGTACCACCACCTCAAGGCGACCTCAACAACCAGGGTCCACCGCCGTCAGTAGATAGCTATGGACCACCACCCAGTGGAAACTATTTACCGCCACCGCCGCACGGAAACTACGGACCACCGCAACACGCAGCACCAGGTGATAACTATGGTCCTCCTCCACCTCCAGTACAACAGTCAGCTAATGTGATTATACAAGAACAACATTCATCCGCTGcttcctcatcctcatcctcttCACAAGCTGGTCTGCATTATGGCACACAATCTGGTAATGTTTTAAACATTCCCACACACGGCGCATCACAACCCAGCCGTCCAGTTACATATCGTCCACCCGTGCCTCAGGGTCTTTTAGAATCGATTGGTGCTGTTGTGCAACACCAAGACAAATTTGGTATAAAACCTCCAACGCAGCCACCTACTTATATTCCACCAGCTGCAAAGGAGATAGCAGAAAATGGACTAAGTAATATTGGCTCAGAGTATggtccaccaccaccaccactaccGGCACCAGCACCAGCAGCGCAATTGAATGTACCACTCGGTGTAATTGAGCAGCAATTGCCACAATATCAACCGCCGCAAGCTTTCGTACAG caacaacaaaagttTCATCAGTCACAGTTTCAATATTTACCACCTTTGCAGGAACAACGCGATAATACAATAAACCAATATGGACCACCGTtggcaccaccaccaccaccaccacagcACCAGCAGCAATATTTgccgccacaacaacaacagtcagcTGCATTCCAGCTCCCACCTCCACCACCGCCATCGCAAGAATACCTACCACCTCCAGTTAACACCGGCCCAGTGACTTTCCAGCAACATAATGGTGCTACCTCTAGCGCACATTTCGAAAATGCTTACGCATCATCACAACATAGCGAACAATTCATACACACACAAGCGTCAGCACTGCAGCAGGAACCACGTTACACACAAGTGCATAATTGCGGCCAAGGACCAAATCTTGTTACGGCCAACTATCAATTACAAAGTCAAAACCAAtatcaacaccaacaacaacaacaacagcaacagtactaccaacaacaacagttccaacaacaacataaccAAGAGCAGCAGCAGTACGCGGCAGCGTCAAACTCAATATCTAGTAATTCGGCTAATGCCTACAATGCCATCTCGCAAAGCATTCCTGTAGCCGAAAGGCATACACAATTTATCGAGCAACAACCCACCGATAGCTATGGATTGCCACCGTCTGGTAATAGCATCGATTATGATGGTTACGCTTCACAAAAGTCATCAGTTGCCGCTCTACCAGATGGCACCAATCCACAAGATCTCCCCGGACTCGATGGTCTCAATTTGGTTTCAGCACAAAAATCCGAGTCCATTCAACTATCGCCTGAGCAGGTCAATGGTGCAGCGCACCACCAACATTCACAGTCTTTTGAGCTGGACATAACCGGTAATGGCGCAAAGTCGCAACAGGCACTACAGTCGGCTCATCATGAGGAGATACTATCAGAAGGTTTACTGCAGTCAATTTTAACAGCTATTGAAAAACCGCAATCCAAAGGCCTCCAACATCAACATGCCATGCAAGTGGTGTCCAATCAACAAAACGATCTCTACGGCCATGACGCGCAAAGTCGCTCTGATATAGATATACACGAAGATGCCACAATGGACGATGAAAATGAACCCGAAGTGGAAGAATCTAATAAAGTAGAGATGCAAGTGGATGCCGATGGCGAGGAAGTGGCGACGGTGCAAGAGTTCAAGCCAATAGTTCCAGAAGAAGTGGATGACCAAGATCAAGCGAAGCATTAG